In one Burkholderiales bacterium GJ-E10 genomic region, the following are encoded:
- a CDS encoding ribosomal small subunit pseudouridine synthase A protein gives MRRMTLDRLLQSQGFGTRRHCQQLVADGHVAIGGAAVRDPRMELDPTGIEFTVFDEPWVYREQLYLALNKPAGYECSRRPSHHPGVLSLLPEPMRVRGVQPVGRLDHDTTGLLLLSDDGRFIHAQSSPKRKVPKHYVASTHDPVTPELVAAMRAGVQLHDEPAPLAAVQCEALGPNRIAMTLEQGKYHQVKRMLAAAGNHCTALQRVAIGELRLDALALPEGGWCHLGESELGLLSGD, from the coding sequence ATGCGGCGGATGACCCTGGACCGCCTTCTGCAATCCCAGGGATTTGGAACCCGCAGGCATTGTCAGCAGCTGGTTGCCGATGGCCATGTCGCCATCGGCGGCGCGGCGGTGCGGGATCCGCGGATGGAGCTCGATCCGACCGGCATCGAGTTCACGGTGTTCGACGAACCCTGGGTCTATCGTGAACAGCTGTACCTGGCGCTGAACAAGCCCGCCGGATATGAATGTTCGCGCCGCCCCAGCCACCATCCCGGCGTGCTGAGCCTGCTCCCCGAGCCGATGCGCGTGCGCGGCGTGCAGCCGGTCGGACGGCTGGACCATGACACCACGGGCCTGCTGCTGCTGTCCGACGATGGCCGCTTCATCCATGCCCAGTCGTCACCCAAGCGCAAGGTGCCCAAGCACTATGTGGCGAGCACCCATGATCCGGTCACGCCCGAACTCGTTGCGGCCATGCGAGCCGGGGTGCAGCTCCATGACGAACCCGCGCCACTGGCGGCGGTGCAATGCGAGGCCTTGGGGCCGAACCGGATCGCCATGACGCTGGAGCAGGGCAAGTATCACCAGGTGAAACGCATGCTGGCCGCCGCCGGCAACCACTGCACGGCGCTGCAGCGCGTCGCTATCGGCGAGCTGCGCCTGGATGCCCTCGCGCTGCCGGAAGGCGGCTGGTGCCATCTGGGCGAATCCGAACTCGGACTGCTGTCCGGCGACTGA